Proteins encoded within one genomic window of Solibaculum mannosilyticum:
- the prmC gene encoding peptide chain release factor N(5)-glutamine methyltransferase, which yields MSVTFEQVYQKAKQRLTEAGCESPAFDVIQLMDAVFHIGREQLTVRGKEEVPEKDVERFVHLVKRRAAGYPLQYLVGGWEFMGLPFQVGEGVLIPRADTEVLCEKALEFLTGKESPQVLDLCSGSGALAVSIAKFCPDAQVTALEKSTDAIEYLIQNARQNGVQVKVVEGDMLLPPPELGQFDVIVCNPPYIPSYELETLPTELSYEPAMALDGGGDGLVFYRSLLQNWLGLLKQGGLLAVEIGSEQGSSVRDLFCRHGLSEVKVYQDLAGLDRVVLGVFGCNEPMNTV from the coding sequence ATGAGCGTGACCTTTGAGCAGGTATATCAAAAGGCAAAGCAGCGTCTGACAGAGGCAGGGTGTGAAAGCCCTGCCTTTGATGTCATTCAGCTGATGGATGCGGTATTCCACATCGGCAGGGAACAGTTGACGGTGCGAGGTAAGGAAGAGGTCCCAGAAAAGGATGTGGAGCGGTTTGTCCATCTTGTCAAACGCCGGGCGGCCGGGTATCCGCTCCAGTATCTGGTGGGCGGATGGGAGTTTATGGGACTGCCCTTCCAGGTAGGGGAAGGTGTGCTCATCCCGCGGGCTGATACGGAAGTGCTGTGTGAAAAGGCATTGGAGTTCCTAACAGGGAAAGAGAGTCCCCAGGTGCTGGATCTGTGTTCCGGATCGGGAGCACTGGCGGTGTCCATCGCCAAGTTTTGTCCAGATGCCCAGGTGACGGCGTTGGAAAAATCCACCGACGCCATTGAGTATCTCATTCAAAACGCCCGTCAGAACGGCGTACAGGTGAAGGTCGTAGAAGGGGATATGCTTCTCCCGCCCCCGGAGCTGGGACAATTTGACGTAATCGTATGCAATCCCCCCTATATCCCCTCCTACGAGCTGGAGACGCTTCCCACGGAACTGTCTTATGAACCGGCCATGGCGTTGGACGGCGGCGGGGACGGCCTGGTGTTTTACCGGTCGCTGCTCCAGAACTGGCTGGGCCTTCTCAAACAGGGAGGTCTTTTGGCGGTGGAGATCGGATCGGAACAGGGATCGTCTGTACGGGATCTATTTTGTCGTCACGGCCTTTCCGAGGTGAAGGTGTATCAGGATCTGGCCGGTTTGGATCGGGTGGTATTGGGCGTTTTTGGTTGCAATGAGCCCATGAATACGGTATAA
- the rimO gene encoding 30S ribosomal protein S12 methylthiotransferase RimO gives MAIKVGMVSLGCPKNQVDGEMMLAALSGEGFAITNDASEADVILVNTCGFIDDAKKESIETILEMAEYKKTGRLRALVVTGCLAERYQKEVLDEMPEVDAVLGIGSNGKIAQSIREVLENGEKMTCFPPKSCMPLTGERTLTTPPYTAYLRVADGCSNCCTYCAIPMIRGPFRSRPMEEILEEARKLAQDGVKELVVIAQDTSRYGLDLYDTLMLPELLKQLCQIDGVRWIRVLYAYPDTITPELLEVMAQEPKVCNYLDLPLQHASKDVLKAMNRRGDQQSLLHLVRTLRDKVEDIALRTTLIAGFPGETEEQFAELAEFVKEAQFDHLGCFAYSPEEDTIAAALENQVEDEVKQRRQEIIMEEQSLISSSRLEKQVGKRETVLVEKKGERPGLYVGRTQRQAPEIDGVVLFTAKQPLLPGQFVEVELTGHTDYDLKGHLVSAEQ, from the coding sequence ATGGCAATCAAAGTGGGTATGGTGTCGCTGGGATGCCCGAAAAACCAGGTGGATGGGGAAATGATGCTGGCGGCTCTCTCGGGGGAAGGGTTTGCTATTACCAACGACGCTTCCGAGGCCGACGTTATTTTGGTCAACACCTGCGGTTTCATTGACGACGCCAAAAAGGAATCCATCGAGACCATCCTGGAAATGGCGGAGTATAAGAAAACCGGCCGTCTCAGGGCGCTGGTGGTGACAGGGTGTCTAGCCGAACGGTACCAAAAAGAGGTGCTGGACGAGATGCCGGAGGTGGATGCCGTTTTGGGCATCGGTTCCAATGGGAAGATCGCCCAGTCCATCCGCGAAGTGCTGGAGAATGGCGAAAAGATGACGTGTTTCCCTCCCAAATCCTGCATGCCCCTCACAGGGGAACGCACGCTCACCACCCCTCCCTACACCGCTTATCTGCGGGTGGCCGACGGATGCAGCAATTGCTGTACGTACTGTGCCATCCCCATGATCCGGGGCCCTTTCCGCAGCCGTCCCATGGAGGAAATTTTGGAGGAGGCAAGGAAGCTGGCACAGGACGGCGTCAAAGAGCTGGTGGTCATCGCCCAGGATACGTCCCGGTACGGCTTGGACCTCTACGATACATTGATGCTTCCTGAGCTGTTAAAGCAGCTGTGTCAAATCGACGGCGTACGATGGATCCGGGTACTCTATGCCTATCCGGATACCATCACCCCAGAGCTTCTGGAGGTGATGGCACAGGAACCCAAGGTGTGCAACTACCTGGATCTTCCCCTGCAACACGCGTCAAAGGATGTTCTAAAGGCCATGAACCGCCGGGGAGATCAGCAAAGTCTGCTTCATTTGGTACGTACCCTGCGGGACAAGGTGGAAGATATCGCCCTGCGCACCACCCTTATCGCTGGTTTCCCCGGTGAGACGGAGGAACAATTTGCAGAGCTGGCGGAGTTTGTCAAGGAGGCCCAATTCGACCATCTGGGATGTTTTGCCTATTCGCCGGAGGAGGATACCATCGCCGCTGCTTTGGAGAATCAGGTGGAGGATGAGGTAAAACAGCGCCGCCAGGAGATCATTATGGAAGAGCAATCGCTGATATCCTCAAGCCGTCTGGAAAAGCAGGTTGGCAAGAGGGAAACGGTACTGGTGGAGAAGAAAGGGGAACGCCCCGGACTTTATGTGGGGCGGACACAGCGTCAGGCCCCGGAGATCGATGGCGTTGTGTTGTTCACAGCCAAACAGCCCCTTTTACCGGGCCAGTTTGTGGAGGTGGAACTCACCGGCCACACCGATTACGATTTGAAAGGACATCTGGTATCAGCTGAGCAATGA
- the rpe gene encoding ribulose-phosphate 3-epimerase translates to MNIQIAPSILSADFACLGQEARRMELAGADLLHIDVMDGHFVPNITIGAPVVYCLRKVTKLPFDVHLMISEPDRYVDAFVDAGANMVTVHAECPSADEALKQLRHRGVKCALSVKPGTPVDAVYPYLDKLDMVLVMTVEPGFGGQSFMTDMLPKIRTLRQWADQFGLPLDIQVDGGVDVNTAPLAIAAGANILVAGTAVFYSDDPKATIRKLRSGRA, encoded by the coding sequence TTGAACATCCAAATTGCTCCCTCTATTTTATCGGCCGATTTTGCCTGCCTGGGTCAGGAAGCCCGGCGGATGGAATTGGCTGGTGCAGATCTGCTGCACATCGACGTGATGGACGGCCATTTCGTTCCCAATATCACCATCGGCGCTCCGGTGGTCTATTGCCTGCGCAAAGTGACAAAACTGCCTTTTGACGTCCATCTGATGATCAGTGAACCAGATCGGTATGTGGACGCCTTTGTGGATGCCGGCGCCAATATGGTAACGGTCCATGCGGAATGCCCCTCCGCCGACGAAGCTTTAAAACAACTGCGCCATCGAGGCGTCAAATGTGCGCTTTCCGTAAAACCCGGCACCCCTGTGGATGCGGTTTATCCTTATTTGGATAAACTGGATATGGTTCTTGTCATGACGGTGGAACCCGGTTTTGGCGGCCAGAGTTTTATGACCGATATGCTTCCTAAAATCCGTACGCTGCGTCAATGGGCTGACCAGTTCGGCCTCCCCTTGGATATCCAGGTGGACGGCGGGGTGGATGTCAATACCGCACCCTTGGCCATCGCCGCTGGGGCCAACATCTTAGTAGCGGGTACCGCTGTGTTTTACAGCGACGATCCAAAAGCCACCATCCGCAAGCTGCGTTCCGGCCGCGCCTAA
- a CDS encoding 1-phosphofructokinase family hexose kinase, protein MLPKVLTVTLNPSIDVTLWLDQLDTDMVNRVKRETRQPGGKGINVSRVLTRSSIPTLATGIAGFDNLHAMTYVLGREGVKHRFVRTLGDIRENITLRVGKETIKVNREGLECSQDDLGKLMRILREEIHPGDFCVFGGSLPQGVGFEDVKALTQEAQSVEGIVAIDTDCLTLDQLSEIKPWLIKPNAGEFCRLVQAEPETPEEMLSYGKQVLDCGISVVLLSLGSEGMLGITKDQAILAKVPAVEAQSTVGAGDSSLAGFLAAHIRGLSFDECVRLAAAYGTASVTDQSAELAYPNRAAEYYGRITITQLQ, encoded by the coding sequence ATGTTGCCCAAGGTTTTGACTGTGACCCTCAATCCATCCATTGACGTCACCTTGTGGCTGGATCAGTTGGATACCGATATGGTCAACCGCGTCAAGAGGGAGACCCGTCAGCCCGGGGGAAAGGGGATCAATGTATCCCGCGTGCTGACTCGATCGAGTATCCCGACCCTGGCCACTGGTATCGCTGGATTTGATAATCTCCACGCCATGACCTATGTACTGGGACGAGAAGGGGTCAAACATCGTTTTGTGAGGACGCTGGGAGATATCCGGGAGAATATTACTCTCCGGGTGGGCAAAGAGACCATCAAAGTCAACCGTGAAGGCCTTGAGTGTTCCCAAGATGATCTGGGAAAATTGATGCGCATCCTGAGGGAGGAGATTCATCCAGGGGACTTTTGCGTCTTTGGAGGAAGCTTACCCCAAGGCGTCGGGTTTGAGGATGTGAAAGCCTTGACTCAGGAGGCCCAGTCGGTAGAAGGCATTGTGGCAATTGATACCGATTGTCTCACATTGGATCAATTAAGCGAGATAAAACCGTGGCTGATTAAGCCCAACGCAGGGGAATTCTGCCGATTGGTTCAAGCGGAGCCGGAGACGCCGGAGGAAATGCTCTCTTATGGCAAACAGGTATTGGATTGTGGTATATCGGTGGTACTGCTGAGCCTCGGCTCAGAGGGTATGCTGGGCATCACCAAGGATCAAGCGATATTGGCAAAGGTTCCAGCGGTGGAGGCCCAATCCACGGTAGGGGCAGGGGATTCTTCCTTGGCGGGATTCTTGGCAGCCCATATCCGAGGCCTGAGCTTTGACGAATGCGTGCGTTTGGCAGCTGCTTATGGGACGGCGTCGGTCACCGACCAATCGGCTGAATTGGCTTATCCCAACCGTGCCGCTGAATATTATGGGCGCATTACCATTACGCAGCTGCAATAG
- a CDS encoding regulatory protein RecX yields the protein MTVPIDQLRRRRDGMIEAISGGECLCLLDEESLDSSGLAEGSLWDWEDLMELSHQAQERFAKRKALSLLSRRDYSMEELTQKLEQTVDRESAERAVCRMQELGLVDDRKYAGRLARDLMERKCFAPSRVRRELIQKGIDRDVAHQAVELVEYCPERSISRIVEKKYGGVIEDEKKLRRIFSALQRYGYSAYEIWPALRSFLEEGLSEDE from the coding sequence ATGACGGTACCCATTGACCAGCTCAGGCGTCGCAGGGACGGTATGATCGAAGCGATAAGCGGCGGGGAATGCCTGTGCCTTTTGGATGAGGAAAGTTTGGACAGTTCCGGGCTGGCGGAAGGCAGCCTGTGGGACTGGGAGGACCTCATGGAATTGTCCCATCAGGCCCAGGAACGTTTTGCCAAACGCAAGGCGCTGAGCCTGCTATCCAGGCGGGACTACTCCATGGAGGAGCTGACCCAGAAGCTGGAGCAGACAGTGGACCGGGAATCAGCGGAACGCGCCGTCTGCCGGATGCAGGAATTGGGCCTTGTGGACGATCGAAAATATGCCGGGCGTCTGGCCCGGGATTTGATGGAACGCAAATGCTTTGCACCGTCCAGGGTCAGGCGGGAGCTGATTCAAAAAGGCATTGACCGGGACGTAGCCCATCAGGCGGTAGAGCTTGTGGAGTACTGTCCGGAACGGTCGATCAGCCGCATTGTGGAGAAAAAATACGGCGGCGTCATTGAGGATGAGAAAAAACTGCGGCGGATCTTTTCGGCGCTGCAGCGGTATGGATACAGCGCCTATGAGATCTGGCCGGCCCTGCGTTCTTTTTTGGAGGAGGGCCTGTCGGAGGACGAGTAG
- the recA gene encoding recombinase RecA, which produces MASSMDKKGSVTPANDKKKALETALTNIEKQFGKGAVMKLGQNQGMNVEAISTGSLSLDMALGIGGVPRGRIIEIYGPESSGKTTLALHVIAEAQKKGGEAAFIDVEHALDPVYAAALGVDVDSLLVSQPDTGEQALEITEALVRSGALDVVVVDSVAALVPRAEIEGEMGDTHVGLQARLMSQALRKLAGVIAKSNCVAIFINQLREKVGVSYGNPEVTPGGRALKFYASVRIDVRRIETLKNGTEMVGSRTRAKVVKNKVAPPFKVAEFDVMYGKGISREGELLDMAVLANVVQKSGSWFSYGDVRLGQGRDAAKNYFADNPEVAAEVEAKVREKMKEQEEAKVKPRRPVSAPAPAVPSAQAAPAAKAPEAPKPARKAVDIDILVDDDE; this is translated from the coding sequence ATGGCATCTTCCATGGATAAAAAGGGGTCGGTTACCCCTGCGAACGACAAAAAAAAGGCGCTGGAAACGGCCCTTACGAATATTGAAAAACAGTTTGGCAAAGGCGCCGTCATGAAGCTGGGGCAGAACCAGGGTATGAACGTGGAGGCCATCTCCACCGGTTCGCTTTCGCTGGATATGGCACTGGGCATCGGAGGCGTCCCGAGGGGACGTATCATCGAGATCTACGGCCCGGAATCGTCGGGTAAGACCACTTTGGCGCTGCACGTCATTGCCGAGGCCCAGAAAAAGGGAGGCGAGGCCGCGTTCATCGATGTGGAGCACGCTTTGGATCCTGTGTATGCCGCGGCGCTTGGAGTGGATGTGGATTCTCTGCTTGTCTCCCAGCCGGATACCGGCGAGCAGGCGTTGGAGATCACCGAAGCCCTGGTGCGTTCCGGGGCTTTGGACGTGGTGGTTGTGGACTCAGTGGCGGCTTTAGTGCCCCGGGCCGAGATTGAGGGCGAAATGGGCGATACCCATGTGGGCCTTCAGGCCAGGCTGATGTCTCAGGCGTTGCGCAAATTGGCCGGCGTTATCGCAAAATCCAATTGTGTGGCTATTTTTATCAACCAGCTGCGTGAGAAGGTGGGCGTCAGCTACGGCAATCCGGAAGTCACGCCCGGCGGCCGCGCCCTCAAGTTCTATGCAAGCGTGCGCATCGATGTGCGCCGTATTGAGACATTGAAAAACGGCACCGAAATGGTGGGTTCCCGTACTCGCGCTAAAGTAGTGAAGAATAAGGTGGCGCCGCCCTTTAAGGTGGCGGAATTTGACGTCATGTACGGAAAGGGCATTTCCCGGGAGGGAGAGCTTCTGGATATGGCGGTGCTTGCAAACGTGGTGCAGAAGAGCGGATCCTGGTTCTCTTACGGGGATGTTCGTCTAGGCCAGGGCAGGGACGCCGCCAAGAATTATTTTGCAGACAATCCCGAAGTGGCCGCCGAAGTGGAGGCAAAAGTCCGGGAAAAGATGAAGGAACAGGAGGAGGCCAAAGTAAAGCCTCGCCGTCCTGTTTCAGCTCCGGCGCCTGCCGTACCTTCTGCACAGGCGGCCCCAGCCGCCAAGGCGCCGGAAGCTCCGAAACCGGCCCGCAAAGCGGTGGATATCGACATTTTGGTGGATGACGACGAATGA
- the epsC gene encoding serine O-acetyltransferase EpsC: protein MFNRLREDIAAIKERDPAARSGFEVWFLYQGLKAVRSHRRAHWFYKRNMLFLARWISQRNRKKTGIEIHPGAKIGRGVLIDHGMGVVIGETAEVGDNCTIYQGVTLGGTGKDTGKRHPTIGKNCMIGAGAKILGPIKVGDNCKVAANAVVLSDLPPDSTAVGVPARVVRRGGKKVVDQLDQVHIPDPVAQQMCRLETEIGRLRRKIDKLHHIS from the coding sequence ATGTTTAACCGCTTGAGAGAAGACATCGCCGCTATCAAGGAGAGAGATCCGGCCGCTCGTTCCGGTTTTGAAGTGTGGTTTTTATACCAGGGCCTCAAAGCGGTGCGATCCCATCGCAGAGCCCACTGGTTTTACAAACGCAATATGCTGTTTTTAGCCCGCTGGATCAGCCAACGCAACCGTAAAAAGACCGGCATTGAGATTCATCCCGGCGCCAAAATTGGACGGGGTGTGCTCATCGACCACGGCATGGGTGTGGTCATCGGCGAGACGGCTGAGGTGGGAGACAATTGCACCATCTACCAGGGCGTCACCTTAGGAGGTACCGGCAAGGATACCGGAAAACGCCATCCCACCATCGGCAAAAACTGCATGATCGGCGCCGGCGCCAAGATTTTAGGTCCCATCAAGGTAGGGGACAACTGCAAAGTGGCGGCCAATGCGGTGGTGCTCAGCGATCTGCCGCCCGATAGCACGGCGGTAGGCGTACCGGCACGTGTGGTGCGCCGAGGGGGCAAAAAGGTAGTGGATCAGCTGGATCAGGTGCATATCCCAGATCCCGTGGCGCAGCAGATGTGCCGTCTGGAAACGGAGATTGGCAGATTGCGCCGTAAAATAGATAAATTGCATCACATCTCATGA
- a CDS encoding adaptor protein MecA produces MTLGRSFPKPKKWGCCHLKIELCGEDRLRITLNQADLEQLSISFEELDYGRMETRRIIWELLDEANRRTGFDSSKGKLLIEAMPLLDGGCVLYFTILPREYDQKNRPKKLHLRRLGGPYVYEFQGADELMSVCSRLSREYPDAIPKSTVYQMDHSYRLVIYTREDTCKTCAPLLSEYGSPAGEGSAAAAFAAEHGKMLAEGDAVSQIGRHLS; encoded by the coding sequence ATGACACTAGGGAGATCGTTTCCCAAACCAAAGAAATGGGGCTGTTGTCATTTGAAGATCGAGTTATGTGGGGAAGACAGGCTGCGGATCACCCTAAACCAGGCCGATCTGGAGCAGCTGTCCATCTCCTTTGAGGAGCTGGACTACGGCCGGATGGAGACCAGACGCATCATCTGGGAACTGCTGGATGAAGCCAATCGCCGTACCGGGTTCGACAGCTCAAAAGGGAAATTGCTCATCGAGGCCATGCCGCTGTTGGACGGCGGATGTGTTCTGTATTTCACCATCCTCCCCCGGGAGTACGATCAAAAGAACCGGCCGAAGAAGCTGCATCTGCGCCGGCTGGGCGGACCGTACGTCTATGAGTTCCAGGGGGCCGACGAGCTGATGAGCGTATGCTCCCGCCTTTCCCGGGAATATCCGGACGCCATTCCAAAGAGCACTGTCTATCAGATGGATCACTCTTATCGCCTGGTGATCTACACCAGGGAGGACACCTGCAAGACTTGTGCGCCTCTGCTCAGCGAATACGGAAGTCCCGCCGGAGAGGGAAGCGCTGCCGCGGCATTTGCGGCCGAACACGGAAAAATGCTTGCCGAAGGGGATGCCGTCAGTCAGATTGGACGTCATCTCTCCTAA
- the pgsA gene encoding CDP-diacylglycerol--glycerol-3-phosphate 3-phosphatidyltransferase yields MNTPNKLTVLRIAMTPIFLFFLLADFIPHNALLAAAVFAMASITDAVDGKLARRNNQITTFGKFLDPLADKILVTCALIGFVELGLVSAWFVVLIIAREFLVTSLRLVAAGGGEVIAANIWGKMKTVSQMVAIITIMLLEELKVLLPTAGVQATVTVVDTVLISIATLATVISGVQYMWQYREHINTTK; encoded by the coding sequence ATGAATACACCCAATAAACTAACGGTGCTTCGCATCGCCATGACGCCCATTTTTTTATTTTTCCTGTTGGCGGATTTTATCCCCCACAACGCGTTGTTGGCGGCGGCGGTATTTGCCATGGCGTCCATCACCGACGCTGTGGATGGAAAACTAGCCCGGCGGAACAATCAAATTACCACATTTGGCAAGTTCCTAGACCCGCTGGCGGATAAGATCCTAGTGACTTGTGCGCTGATCGGATTTGTAGAATTGGGACTTGTCAGCGCCTGGTTTGTGGTACTCATTATCGCCCGGGAATTTTTGGTTACCTCCCTTCGCCTGGTAGCGGCCGGCGGCGGAGAGGTCATAGCGGCCAACATCTGGGGCAAGATGAAAACAGTCAGCCAGATGGTGGCCATTATCACCATCATGCTGCTGGAGGAATTAAAGGTATTGTTACCAACCGCCGGCGTACAGGCTACGGTTACGGTGGTGGATACCGTTCTGATCTCCATTGCCACGTTGGCTACGGTGATTTCCGGCGTGCAGTACATGTGGCAGTATCGGGAACACATCAATACCACCAAATAA
- the cysS gene encoding cysteine--tRNA ligase gives MKLYNTLTREKQEFQPMGEEATIYACGPTVYNFIHIGNARPLCVFDVLRRYMAYRGMPVRFVQNFTDVDDKIINKANSEGVSSTEIAERYIAEYWTDADGLNIQRATVHPKATENIDEIIDIVKTLIDKGYAYQSGSDVYFRTLKDEHYGKLSHQPIEDLESGARIDVSDVKEDALDFALWKGAKPGEPAWESPWGMGRPGWHIECSAMARRYLGKTIDIHCGGEDLVFPHHENEIAQSECANGAPFARFWVHNGFINVDKRKMSKSLGNFFTVREVAEKFGYEPIRYLMVSSHYRSPINYSLEIMEQCVAALDRLYTCRDNLNFALKNAVDGSADAGLLDRLGQYRSRFCAAMDDDLNTADAMGVVFEMVRDANTTLVGVDGVSKQSVQAALDALEELTGVLGLLYERGQESDDDLTAHVEELIEKRAKARKEKNWAEADRIRDQLKEEGIVLEDTPQGVKWSKKTV, from the coding sequence ATGAAATTATACAATACGTTAACTCGCGAAAAGCAAGAATTCCAGCCCATGGGGGAGGAAGCCACCATCTACGCCTGCGGTCCCACGGTGTATAATTTTATCCACATCGGAAACGCCCGGCCGTTGTGCGTCTTTGATGTGCTGCGTCGCTACATGGCGTACCGCGGTATGCCGGTACGGTTTGTGCAGAATTTTACCGACGTCGACGACAAGATCATCAATAAGGCAAACAGTGAAGGGGTTTCCTCCACCGAGATTGCCGAGCGGTACATCGCCGAATACTGGACCGATGCCGACGGCCTCAACATCCAGCGTGCCACCGTCCATCCCAAGGCCACCGAAAACATCGACGAGATTATCGATATTGTAAAGACGCTTATCGACAAGGGTTATGCCTACCAGAGCGGATCGGATGTCTACTTCAGGACCCTGAAGGATGAACATTACGGCAAGCTTTCCCATCAGCCCATCGAGGACTTGGAATCAGGGGCCCGCATCGACGTCAGCGACGTCAAAGAGGATGCCCTGGACTTCGCCCTGTGGAAGGGGGCAAAGCCCGGGGAACCGGCCTGGGAATCCCCTTGGGGGATGGGACGGCCCGGCTGGCATATTGAATGTTCAGCCATGGCCCGCCGGTATCTGGGCAAGACCATCGACATCCACTGTGGCGGCGAGGATCTGGTGTTCCCCCATCATGAGAACGAGATCGCACAGAGCGAATGCGCCAACGGCGCTCCCTTTGCCCGGTTCTGGGTGCACAACGGCTTTATCAATGTGGACAAACGGAAGATGTCCAAATCCCTGGGCAATTTCTTTACCGTCCGGGAGGTAGCTGAGAAGTTCGGGTATGAACCCATCCGGTATTTGATGGTGTCCTCCCACTACCGCAGCCCCATCAACTACAGCCTGGAGATTATGGAACAGTGCGTAGCCGCATTGGATCGCCTCTACACCTGCCGGGATAACCTGAACTTTGCCTTGAAAAACGCTGTGGACGGTTCTGCCGACGCCGGACTTTTGGATCGTCTTGGCCAGTACCGCAGCCGATTCTGCGCCGCCATGGACGACGATCTCAACACGGCCGACGCCATGGGCGTGGTGTTTGAGATGGTGCGGGACGCCAATACAACACTGGTCGGTGTGGACGGGGTGTCGAAACAGAGCGTGCAGGCCGCTTTGGATGCGCTGGAGGAGCTGACGGGCGTATTGGGCCTGCTGTATGAACGGGGACAGGAAAGCGACGACGATCTGACAGCCCATGTAGAGGAGCTGATTGAAAAGCGCGCAAAGGCCCGCAAGGAGAAAAATTGGGCCGAGGCCGACCGCATCCGGGATCAGCTGAAAGAGGAAGGCATTGTCTTGGAGGATACGCCGCAAGGTGTCAAATGGAGCAAAAAAACGGTATAA
- a CDS encoding putative glycoside hydrolase → MDKIRRRRTMYRKKRHPFRWILLVVVCIVLVFVGYSVAGPVMNFFKNITSSEPSSSVGDVSSEAPASSQTPVSSQPSASSAASSEPSKTQVTGTKAVWLPLDTLTGKDLDSFIALAKETGVNAVVVDIKLEDGTLTYASNLEAPKTAGAVADDAPDLMAALTDLKDAGIQPIGRMVCFKDPIAKLAIRAGAIQYKPNPQLTWLDASKANGGKSWLNPYSDVAAQYLIDIASEAVDMGFEQIMLEGVQFPDKGGSTAYYGKEAETISREEALSTFVEKMQDALQAKGAEMILSCPGNVAAGETSSIYGDGNPLTFGAKTAAVNCMPGELGKDITISGETFDDPSNQVAEVVEAVADAAEANAGSSTTLWGWVQAYDMSDSQVEEQVDALTSSGIQSVIYYNPDGSYSKDQLDLS, encoded by the coding sequence ATGGATAAAATTCGCCGTAGACGTACCATGTACCGCAAGAAACGTCACCCCTTCCGTTGGATCTTATTGGTTGTGGTGTGTATCGTCCTGGTCTTTGTGGGATACAGTGTAGCCGGCCCGGTGATGAACTTTTTTAAGAATATTACGTCGTCGGAACCCTCTTCCTCTGTAGGGGATGTCTCAAGTGAAGCCCCTGCCTCATCGCAGACTCCGGTTTCATCCCAGCCTTCTGCTTCTTCCGCTGCGTCATCGGAACCCTCCAAAACCCAGGTCACCGGCACAAAAGCCGTTTGGCTGCCGCTGGATACCCTCACGGGGAAGGACCTCGATTCCTTTATCGCTCTGGCCAAAGAGACCGGCGTCAACGCCGTAGTGGTGGATATTAAATTGGAGGACGGCACTTTAACCTATGCCTCCAACCTAGAGGCTCCCAAAACAGCCGGCGCTGTGGCTGACGATGCTCCTGATCTGATGGCCGCATTGACCGATCTGAAGGATGCGGGCATCCAGCCCATCGGCCGGATGGTCTGCTTTAAAGATCCTATTGCGAAATTGGCCATCCGTGCGGGGGCCATCCAGTATAAACCGAATCCCCAGTTGACTTGGCTGGATGCCTCCAAGGCAAACGGCGGTAAGTCCTGGCTCAATCCTTATTCCGATGTGGCTGCTCAGTATCTCATCGATATCGCTTCTGAAGCGGTTGATATGGGCTTTGAACAAATTATGCTGGAAGGGGTCCAGTTCCCCGACAAGGGCGGCAGTACCGCTTATTACGGCAAAGAAGCTGAGACCATATCCCGGGAAGAAGCATTAAGTACCTTTGTGGAAAAAATGCAGGACGCTTTGCAGGCCAAAGGAGCTGAGATGATCTTATCGTGCCCTGGTAATGTGGCTGCTGGTGAAACCAGTTCCATTTACGGTGACGGCAATCCCCTGACCTTTGGCGCAAAAACTGCCGCTGTAAATTGTATGCCGGGAGAGCTTGGCAAAGACATTACCATTTCCGGCGAGACCTTTGACGACCCGTCCAATCAAGTGGCCGAAGTGGTGGAGGCTGTAGCTGATGCTGCTGAAGCAAACGCCGGTTCATCCACAACTTTGTGGGGATGGGTACAGGCTTACGATATGTCCGATAGTCAAGTAGAGGAACAAGTGGATGCTCTGACCAGCAGCGGTATCCAGTCGGTGATTTATTATAATCCCGATGGATCTTATTCCAAAGACCAGCTAGATCTCTCTTAG